A region of Candidatus Cloacimonas sp. DNA encodes the following proteins:
- a CDS encoding N-formylglutamate amidohydrolase, translating to MIYTDISIANSKLPLLAFAIHNGHFLPLEILRGCGVDEATRLREEDPFTDGFAKCFSNNVVVQTSRFAVDLNRSPEKTVYQKPEDAWGLKVRKNPLPQKLYETLIKAYETFYRTAFYQIDRLLQYHEKLIILDLHSYNHHRKGPSAILDPQNENPDIILGRNNLPESEYPAIEKLRLLLQGRPFLNTKLDCRCDVKFSGGYFSQWVNYYYGKNVLCLAVEFKKIFMDEWSGELHLPAYLQLQDIFQTAVFQWMEDLPK from the coding sequence ATGATTTACACTGATATCTCCATAGCGAACAGTAAATTGCCGTTACTTGCTTTTGCCATTCATAACGGACATTTTCTCCCTTTGGAAATTTTACGGGGTTGCGGTGTGGATGAAGCAACCAGATTGCGCGAAGAAGACCCATTTACAGATGGTTTTGCCAAATGTTTCAGCAATAATGTAGTTGTGCAAACCAGTCGTTTTGCAGTGGATTTGAACCGCTCTCCCGAAAAAACCGTCTATCAAAAACCGGAAGATGCTTGGGGTTTGAAGGTGAGAAAAAATCCTCTTCCCCAGAAATTATACGAAACCCTTATCAAAGCTTATGAAACATTTTATCGAACCGCTTTTTACCAAATTGACCGCTTGCTACAATATCACGAAAAGCTGATTATTCTGGATCTGCATAGTTACAATCACCATAGAAAAGGACCCAGCGCCATTCTCGACCCGCAAAACGAGAATCCTGATATTATTTTGGGTAGAAATAACCTGCCCGAAAGTGAATATCCCGCCATTGAAAAACTCCGTTTGCTGCTACAGGGCAGACCTTTTTTGAATACAAAACTGGATTGCCGCTGTGATGTAAAATTTTCGGGTGGCTATTTTTCCCAATGGGTAAATTATTATTATGGCAAAAATGTGCTCTGCTTGGCAGTGGAATTTAAAAAAATATTTATGGATGAATGGAGCGGAGAATTGCATTTACCCGCTTATTTGCAGCTGCAAGATATTTTCCAAACTGCTGTTTTTCAGTGGATGGAAGATCTGCCTAAGTGA